The Salinicoccus roseus DNA segment CTACGGCGGAGCGATGACACTTGGCCTGTTGGGCGGAGCGTTATGTTTCTTCGCAATTACAAAACTGAAAGTCCTGCTGAATTACGATGACGCGCTCGATGCGTTCGGCCTCCATGGCATTGGGGGCATCGTCGGTGCCATCGGCACTGGAATTCTCCAGACAAGTGCCGTAAATCCGGGAATTGCAGACGGTCTCCTCTCAGGAGGCGGAGTCACGCCTGTACTGGCACAGCTTGCAGCGGTGAGCGCCACAATACTGTTCAGTGCTGTAATGACATATGGCATCGCAAAGGGCATCAGCCTGTTCACGACACTCCGCACGGATGAAAAGGAGGAACTCGATGGACTCGATGTCGTCATCCATGGCGAGAAGGCATATGAATATTCCAATTCATAAGTTTGAATCAACTATAAAATGGAAGGGAATTGTTTCGTTAATACAGCAATGGGTAAGATATAATCAAGACTGATGGTAATATTTCCTTAGCCTGATACTATGCCGCTTTGAACAGCGGCATTTTTTATATGATATGGAGCTTATTGTATTTACATTTCTCAATTTATGAAAGCCTTTACATGGTTGTCTATACATGTTATAGTTATGGCGATAAATCAACATTAGAAGGAGTGTGAAATGAATGGCAGTGAACCGTGATGATGTCAAAGCCATTATTGACGCGGTTGGTGGCAAGGAAAACGTCAATGCAGCAACGCACTGTGTGACTAGACTGCGTCTTGCTCTTGAGGATGAATCCAAAGTGGACAAGGAAAAGCTGGATTCTATCGATCTGGTCAAAGGCTCTTTTGCTGCGAACAACCAGTTCCAGGTAGTCATTGGCCAAGGGACTGTGAACGAAGCATTTAAGATTTTCGAGGAGGAGACGGGCAAGGGCGGCGGCTCGAAGGATGAAGTCAAGGCGGCAGCGGCCCAGAAGATGAATCCGATACAGCGGTTCATTAAAATGCTTGGGGATATATTCATTCCAATCCTTCCCGCAATCGTTACAGCGGGTCTGCTACTCGGTATAAACAACCTGCTGACGGTGCAAGGACTGTTCTGGGACAATGATTCCGTCATTACCCGTTTCCCTGGCATAGAAGGCATTGCGAGTATGATCAACTTCATTGCAGTTGCGCCATTCATCTTCCTGCCGGTACTGATCGGCTGGTCTGCGATGAAGGTGTTCGGCGGGAACCCACTGCTCGGTATCGCCCTCGGTGTCGCATTATGTCACCCGGACCTGGCGAGCCAGTATGGTTTGTTCGATGCTGAAGCCGGTGAACTGGCTGATATCCCTACATGGAACTTCTTCGGTCTGCAAATTGAACAGCTGAACTATCAGGGCCAGGTCCTCCCCGTACTTGTAGCTGCGTGGCTCCTTGCTAAAGTGGAGAACTTCCTGGATAAGAGGATTCACGATATGTTCAAGCTGCTTCTGGTCGCACCGATTTCACTGCTTGTAGTCGGCATACTTACCTTTACTCTGATCGGTCCTGTCACACTGTTCCTGAGCGGCATCATTTCTGACAGTGTAGTATGGTTGTTTGAATCAGCAGGCATCCTGGGTGGCGCAGTCTACGGACTGTTCTATGCACCACTTGTCATTACGGGGCTGCACCATATGTTCCTGGCGATGGACCTTCAGCTTATCGGGACCACCGGCGCAACATATCTGTGGCCGATACTTGCAATTTCAAATATTGCCCAGGGTTCCGCAGCCTTCGGTGCATGGATGATCTATCGTCAACAGAAGAAGAAGAAAGAGGAAGGTCTGGCGATGACTTCCGGTATTTCCGGTTGGCTGGGCGTCACTGAGCCTGCAATGTTCGGTGTCAACCTGCCGCTCAAATATCCATTCCTTGCAGCCATCATCACTACAGCATTCGTCGGCGGCCTTTTCGGAATGAATGGTCTGACCGCAGCGAGCGTAGGCGTCGGCGGGGTGCCGGGCGTCATCTCGATCACAGAAGGCTTCTGGCTGCTATTCACCATAGGGATGGGCATCGCGATCGTCGTTCCGTTCCTGCTTACACTCCTCTTCTCCAGGTTCGCAAAAGAGAAGACAAAAGATATGGTTAAAGATTAAATCAAGCAAAAGGAGTTTTTTAAGATGGCATCCAAAGACTGGAGAAAATCGGTGGTCTATCAGATCTATCCCAAGTCATTCAACGATACGACCGGAAGCGGCGAAGGGGACATCAGGGGCATCATAGATAAGCTTGATTATTTCACGACTTTGGGTGTGGATTATCTCTGGCTCACACCGGTCTATGAATCTCCTATGAACGACAATGGCTATGATATCAGCAACTATTATGAAGTGAATCCACAGTTCGGTACAAAGGCGGATCTTGAGGAGCTGCTGGAGAAGGCGCATGCCAGAGGTCTTAAGATCATGATGGACATCGTCATCAATCACACATCAACGGAGCATCACTGGTTCGTCGAGTCCAGGAAATCCCGTGATAATGAATATCGCGACTACTATATCTGGAAAGATGGCACCTACGATACACCTCCAACGAACTGGGAATCGAAGTTCGGCGGAAATGCTTGGGCATATGATGAAGATACGAACCAATACTACCTCCGCCTCTTCGATATCACCCAGGCTGACCTGAATTGGGAGAACGAGGACATGCGCCGTGACATATATGAAATGATCAATTACTGGATAGATTTCGGCGTGGATGGTTTCCGGTTCGATGTGGTCAATCTGATATCCAAAGGGGAATTCAAGAACTCCGAAGGCCCAGGGAAGGAATTCTACACCGACGGTCCCAAAGTTCATGAGTACATCAATGAATTGAACCGCAATACTTTCGGGGACAAGGACATCATGACTGTTGGGGAGATGTCTTCCACAACGATCGAGCACTGTCTGAAGTACACCAACCCTGAGCGCAACGAACTTAATTCCGTATTCAATTTCCACCATCTGAAGGTTGACTATCCGGGTGGGGAAAAATGGTCGCTTGCCAACTTCGATTTTCTTGAACTGAAAAAGATATTGATGGAATGGCAGGTGGCAATGGATGAAGGCGGCGGCTGGAATGCCATCTTCTGGTGCAATCATGACCAGCCCCGCGTCGTATCCAGGTTCGGCAATGATGAGACCGAAGAGAACCGGTTGCTGAGTGGAAAAATGCTGGCAATTGCCCTCCATGGACTGAAAGGCACCCCCTACATCTACCAGGGTGAAGAGATCGGCATGACCAATCCCGGTTTCAACCGGATCGATCAGTACCGTGATGTGGAGAGTCTCAATGCATATTCGATACTGAGGGAGGAAGGTATGGATGCTTCCCTCATATTGGATATATTGGCGACCAAATCGAGGGATAACTCGAGGACACCTGTGCAGTGGGATGATTCCAGGAATGCTGGATTTACAGAAGGCATGCCATGGATAGAAGTGTCGGACAAGTATGGAGAAATAAATGTTGCACGTGCCCTCGAAGACGGCAATTCCATTTTCTATACGTATCAGAAGCTGATCGAGTTGAGGCATGAATTGGATGTTCTGACATACGGCAGCGTGAAGCCGCATCTTATGAAGGATGATGACCTCTTTGTATATGAACGGCTTTATGAAGGGGAACGCATCACGGTCATGGCCAACTTCAGAAACAAGGAAGTACCGTATCCTGAAAACATCAACGCAGAGGGCGAAGTGCTCCTCTCCAATTATGCCGATAGGAAGAATGTCCTGAGGCCGTTTGAAGCCATGATGATATATGGACAAAACAACTGAAAAAGGATATGATGTATTAGATTTTAATACATCCGGGAAGACGGTAGGGTGAGTACAATGAATTTGAATAAATACAATCATATTTATCAGGTGTTGTCGAGCGACATTGCAGAAGGCACATACAAGAAGGGGGATGTTCTGCCTTCTGAGCATACACTTGTCAGCATGTTCGATGTATCCAGGGAAACAGTCAGAAAAGCTTTGAACCTGCTCCAGGAAAATGGCTATATCCAGAAGATGAAGGGCAAAGGTTCTGTGGTCATCTATAACCCTTCGATGGATTTCACCGTTTCCCACCTGACAAGCTTCAAGGAAATCCAGCAGCTGAAAACGACACAGTATTCCACGAATGTAGTGGAACTGACACAGTATTCCGCTGAAGAGTTCCCCAGGGTAATGGAAGCATTGAAGCTTCAGCCCGAGGAGAGGGTTTGGAGGCTTATCAGGCAGAGGCGTTTTGAGGATAGGACGCACATCGTGGATATAGATTACTTCATTGTAGAAATGATGCCTGGACTGAACGAAAAGATTGCAGCCGATTCAATCTATGAATATATTGAAAAGAGGATGGGTCTTATTATCGCCTATTCCCATAAGGAAATCACATTTGAACCGATGAATGAGCAGGATCTGGAGTTGTTCG contains these protein-coding regions:
- the treP gene encoding PTS system trehalose-specific EIIBC component, which encodes MAVNRDDVKAIIDAVGGKENVNAATHCVTRLRLALEDESKVDKEKLDSIDLVKGSFAANNQFQVVIGQGTVNEAFKIFEEETGKGGGSKDEVKAAAAQKMNPIQRFIKMLGDIFIPILPAIVTAGLLLGINNLLTVQGLFWDNDSVITRFPGIEGIASMINFIAVAPFIFLPVLIGWSAMKVFGGNPLLGIALGVALCHPDLASQYGLFDAEAGELADIPTWNFFGLQIEQLNYQGQVLPVLVAAWLLAKVENFLDKRIHDMFKLLLVAPISLLVVGILTFTLIGPVTLFLSGIISDSVVWLFESAGILGGAVYGLFYAPLVITGLHHMFLAMDLQLIGTTGATYLWPILAISNIAQGSAAFGAWMIYRQQKKKKEEGLAMTSGISGWLGVTEPAMFGVNLPLKYPFLAAIITTAFVGGLFGMNGLTAASVGVGGVPGVISITEGFWLLFTIGMGIAIVVPFLLTLLFSRFAKEKTKDMVKD
- the treC gene encoding alpha,alpha-phosphotrehalase is translated as MASKDWRKSVVYQIYPKSFNDTTGSGEGDIRGIIDKLDYFTTLGVDYLWLTPVYESPMNDNGYDISNYYEVNPQFGTKADLEELLEKAHARGLKIMMDIVINHTSTEHHWFVESRKSRDNEYRDYYIWKDGTYDTPPTNWESKFGGNAWAYDEDTNQYYLRLFDITQADLNWENEDMRRDIYEMINYWIDFGVDGFRFDVVNLISKGEFKNSEGPGKEFYTDGPKVHEYINELNRNTFGDKDIMTVGEMSSTTIEHCLKYTNPERNELNSVFNFHHLKVDYPGGEKWSLANFDFLELKKILMEWQVAMDEGGGWNAIFWCNHDQPRVVSRFGNDETEENRLLSGKMLAIALHGLKGTPYIYQGEEIGMTNPGFNRIDQYRDVESLNAYSILREEGMDASLILDILATKSRDNSRTPVQWDDSRNAGFTEGMPWIEVSDKYGEINVARALEDGNSIFYTYQKLIELRHELDVLTYGSVKPHLMKDDDLFVYERLYEGERITVMANFRNKEVPYPENINAEGEVLLSNYADRKNVLRPFEAMMIYGQNN
- the treR gene encoding trehalose operon repressor, coding for MNLNKYNHIYQVLSSDIAEGTYKKGDVLPSEHTLVSMFDVSRETVRKALNLLQENGYIQKMKGKGSVVIYNPSMDFTVSHLTSFKEIQQLKTTQYSTNVVELTQYSAEEFPRVMEALKLQPEERVWRLIRQRRFEDRTHIVDIDYFIVEMMPGLNEKIAADSIYEYIEKRMGLIIAYSHKEITFEPMNEQDLELFGNVIPPYTATVRSIVHLNDARPFQFNVSKHLANEFKFVDFSRRFHGE